The following proteins are co-located in the Paralichthys olivaceus isolate ysfri-2021 chromosome 2, ASM2471397v2, whole genome shotgun sequence genome:
- the igfn1.1 gene encoding immunoglobulin-like and fibronectin type III domain-containing protein 1.1 isoform X2, whose translation MWKRSKVTDQTAAGQAGIKKKSKVPGVMITQFKEELPEGMSTPDFTRKPIALTIQEGKLAVFKAKVVGTPTPKVTWSRANGEITYHPDVCQQKYDEASLEHTIEFPKVAAEDADTYKCFATNEHGRAVCTVVLNVISVGFSKTKELKMTQEKDITDLRKSLKKRNTDGTREMKKMEPEEKVWEILLSADKKDYEQICIDHGITDFRGMLKKLNELKREREEEIAAFVTQISSLKHIEVNDNDCATIELDMDLKDPSSKLFLYKDGIMVPFSIEENDEVKHSLKQVGKKYVFRIKGLGAEDAGLYSVDVGGINVFSTDFKVPEVDFAVKIQEVKAEEREDALFQCVLTAPMNDIMWYGKSAPLSNSEKHEITVSEDKLIHKLIVRDCLPLDAGIYAAVAGIKSCNAWLVVEADKDPANKGKKAARKATMAGVYNEEELKKIAKEQQERYQKEMEEKLEKAKKAQEEREAAEVIAQTEAARKAAEEKAAAKAAARAKKAAARKDGAGKKTKRKVGGAGSAADGAGGASGSGGGGSATVGAGGAGVAGGAGGAGDAGGAGGGVGGGAGGIGGQAGGIGGQAGAGGEGGPAGGRAGGGAGGGAGVGAGVGAGVGAGGGAEGGAGGGAGGRAGVGAGGGAEGRAGGGAGGRAGVGAGGGAEGGAGGGAGGRAGVGAGGGAEGGAGGGAGGKAGVGAGGGAEGGAGGGAGGKAGVGAGGGAEGGVGVGEEEFEDEDEYDSFEDSDDEFEDMVEGGEGGEGGEGGQGGEGGEGGEGGGKGKRRKRVRDGPLVPETVIGDNNDDESTNQEDEKSGKKGKRSKRKNVEVEEPVVDPGVHFHAGLSDCKAIMGEAAELECKVSSEDCQGNWYKDGEEIKSSEGITISKDGSFHKLKIHKVTEEFAGKYKFEADGRKTEALIVVEDPPRFDAEELEAFKTPVTVKKGQKATFKLPYIGRDPIKVQWYLEGEELSEESNIKIEHTEGCSRLLLTKLQRKDSGEIKIKLKNEFGTIEAFSQLLVLDKPTPPMGPLEITEACSSSIEFKWRPPKDSGGCKIGNYILERQQVGRNTWKKLGPIGPEAIYKDTDVEHGRRYCYRMRVETEMGTSELMETEDIQAGTKAYPAPPSAPKIVSAFKNCINLSWTPPSDTGGTNILGYNVEKRKKGSNLWGQVNPPEQMIRAKVYGVKDVVEGMEYEFRVSAINDSGAGEYSSPSEFVFARDPKKPPGQIIDFKVTDSTYTTLSLSWTKPKEIEGVEDEAKGYFVEIRPAENTEWDRCNSNAITMTCYTVKGMKSMAMYWVRVHATNDGGEGPYQELDNYVLAMPPPVRPRFTDAKIKSFMVVRAGNSARFNINFEASPWPEVIWVKDGAPVSKKVTISNAEGTSQLLIPSSERTDTGIYTILVKNIVGQETFSIEIRVTDEPKPPGPVELDENVPGTVTISWTASPDEKRDDRLHYMVMKRDSNKRAWHTIADHIFNNKFTACNIMPGREYQYRVYAKNDMGSSKPSESTKWLITTKKEKFTVTVPGSKTCNLLCAPKFMVPLKMHTAPQGYECYMSCAIKGDPTPHVTWLRDNISLNTNTNYYISNTCGVCSLLILRVGSKDTGEYKVVAENSLGRAECSTKLTVRE comes from the exons ATGTggaagaggtcaaaggtgaccGATCAGACTGCCGCTGGGCAGGCAG GCATCAAGAAGAAGTCCAAAGTGCCCGGCGTCATGATAACTCAGTTTAAGGAGGAACTTCCAGAGGGAATGTCAACTCCAGATTTCACCCGCAAACCCATCGCTCTGACTATTCAAGAGG GTAAACTTGCAGTCTTTAAAGCCAAAGTAGTGGGAACTCCAACACCTAAAGTGACATGGAGCAGAGCAAACGGAGAAATCACTTATCACCCTGATGTGTGCCAGCAAAAGTATGATGAGGCATCTCTTGAACATACGATTGAG TTTCCAAAAGTCGCAGCAGAGGATGCCGACACCTACAAGTGTTTTGCAACTAATGAACATGGAAGAGCTGTTTGCACTGTTGTCTTAAATGTTATTTCAG TTGGATTCTCCAAGACCAAGGAACTTAAAATGACACAAGAAAAAG ACATAACCGACTTGAGAAAAAGCCTTAAAAAACG TAATACTGACGGAACacgtgaaatgaagaaaatggaACCAGAGGAGAAGGTCTGGGAAATTCTGCTTAGTGCAGACAAGAAAGACTATGAGCAGATCTGCATCGACCACGGCATCACAGACTTCCGAGGAATGCTGAAGAAACTCAATGAATTGaagcgagagagggaggaggagatagCAGCG TTTGTGACACAAATTAGTTCACTCAAACATATTGAGGTCAATGACAACGACTGTGCAACAATTGAGTTGGACATGGACCTCAAGGATCCTTCCAGCAAACTGTTCCTGTATAAG GATGGCATCATGGTTCCTTTCTCCATCGAAGAAAACGATGAAGTGAAGCACAGTTTGAAACAAGTGGGCAAGAAATATGTATTCAGAATTAAAGGGTTAGGTGCAGAAGATGCTGGACTCTACTCGGTGGACGTGGGGGGCATCAATGTATTTTCCACAGACTTTAAAG TACCTGAAGTTGACTTTGCTGTGAAAATACAAGAGGTCAAGGCAGAAGAACGAGAGGACGCCCTTTTTCAATGTGTCCTGACTGCACCCATGAACGACATCATGTGGTATGGTAAAAGCGCCCCACTGTCAAATAGTGAGAAACATGAAATCACTGTATCAGAAGATAAGCTGATCCACAAGCTGATTGTGCGGGACTGTCTGCCTTTGGATGCTGGTATCTATGCTGCTGTGGCAGGAATCAAATCATGCAATGCCTGGCTTGTGGTTGAAG CTGACAAAGATCCTGCCAACAAGGGTAAGAAGGCAGCTCGTAAAGCTACTATGGCTGGAGTCTACAACGAAGAAGAACTGAAGAAAATAGCTAAAGAACAGCAGGAAAGATATCAGaaagaaatggaagaaaaactgGAAAAGGCCAAAAAAGctcaagaggagagagaagctgcagaagtCATCGCCCAGACGGAAGCAGCTAGAAAGGCAGCTGAGGAGAAAGCTGCGGCCAAGGCTGCTGCAAGGGCAAAGAAGGCAGCAGCCAGAAAGGATGGAGCTGGAAAGAAAACTAAGAGGAAAGTCGGTGGTGCTGGCTCTGCTGCAGATGGTGCCGGAGGTGCCAGTGGTTCTGGTGGCGGAGGCTCTGCCACAGttggtgctggtggtgctggAGTTGCTGGTGGTGCTGGAGGTGCTGGCGATGCTGGTGGTGCAGGAGGTGGAGTCGGAGGTGGGGCTGGAGGAATTGGAGGACAAGCTGGAGGAATTGGAGGacaagctggagctggaggagaaggaggtccAGCTGGTGGTCGGGCTGGTGGtggggctggaggaggagctggtgtgGGAGCTGGTGTGGGAGCTGGTGTGGGAGCTGGTGGTGGGGctgaaggaggagctggtggtgggGCTGGAGGAAGAGCTGGTGTAGGAGCTGGTGGTGGGGCTGAAGGAAGAGCTGGTGGTGGGGCTGGAGGAAGAGCTGGTGTAGGAGCTGGTGGTGGGGctgaaggaggagctggtggtgggGCTGGAGGAAGAGCTGGTGTAGGAGCTGGTGGTGGGGctgaaggaggagctggtggtgggGCTGGAGGAAAAGCTGGTGTAGGAGCTGGTGGTGGGGctgaaggaggagctggtggtgggGCTGGAGGAAAAGCTGGTGTAGGAGCTGGTGGTGGGGCTGAAGGAGGAGTTGGAGTTGGGGAAGAAGAGTTTGAGGATGAAGACGAATACGATTCATTCGAAGATTCTGATGACGAATTTGAGGACATGGTAgaaggaggggaaggaggagaaggaggagagggaggacagggaggagaaggaggcgagggaggagaaggaggtggaaaAGGCAAACGCAGGAAACGTGTGAGAGATGGTCCACTTGTTCCAGAAACAGTCATAG GAGATAATAATGACGACGAATCCACAAATCAAGAAGATGAAAAATCTGGGAAGAAAGGAAAACGTTCTAAAAGGAAAAATGTGGAAGTTGAAGAACCTGTTGTTG ATCCAGGAGTTCACTTTCATGCTGGGCTCTCGGACTGCAAAGCCATTATGGGAGAAGCAGCAGAGCTGGagtgtaaagtgagcagtgAGGACTGTCAGGGAAACTGGTacaaagatggagaggag attaaatcaTCAGAGGGAATAACCATTTCAAAAGATGGAAGTTTCCACAAGCTGAAAATTCACAAAGTAACAGAGGAATTTGCTGGAAAATATAAATTTGAAGCAGATGGACGGAAAACAGAGGCCTTAATTGTTGTTGAAG atccacCAAGATTTGATGCTGAGGAACTGGAAGCATTTAAAACTCCTGTAACAGTGAAAAAGGGACAAAAAGCTACCTTCAAATTACCTTATATTGGACGGGATCCTATCAAAGTTCAATGGTACCTTGAGGGTGAAGAGCTATCAGAAGAATCAAATATCAAGATTGAGCACACAGAGGGCTGCAGCCGCCTGCTTCTGACCAAGCTGCAGCGCAAAGACAGTGGAGAAATCAAGATTAAACTCAAAAATGAGTTTGGCACTATTGAAGCCTTCAGCCAACTCCTTGTACTGG ataaaccTACTCCTCCAATGGGACCTCTGGAGATCACTGAGGCCTGCTCCTCCTCAATTGAATTCAAGTGGAGACCCCCGAAAGACAGTGGTGGCTGCAAGATAGGAAACTATATCCTTGAAAGGCAGCAAGTTGGACGCAACACCTGGAAGAAGCTGGGGCCAATTGGTCCAGAGGCCATTTACAAGGACACTGATGTAGAACATGGCAGGAGGTACTGCTATCGCATGAGAGTGGAGACTGAAATGGGCACCAGTGAGCTGATGGAAACAGAAGACATTCAAGCTGGTACAAAAG catACCCTGCACCTCCATCGGCACCAAAGATTGTCAGTGCCTTCAAGAATTGCATCAACCTCTCCTGGACTCCTCCTTCTGACACTGGAGGAACTAATATTCTGGGATACAACGTTGAGAAACGCAAGAAGGGCAGCAACCTCTGGGGCCAAGTCAACCCACCCGAGCAAATGATCAGAG CCAAGGTATATGGTGTAAAAGACGTGGTTGAGGGCATGGAGTACGAATTCCGCGTGTCAGCAATTAATGACTCTGGAGCGGGTGAATACAGTTCACcatctgagtttgtgtttgccAGAGACCCTAAAA AGCCTCCTGGTCAAATCATTGACTTCAAAGTGACAGATTCCACCTACACAACCCTGTCCCTGTCTTGGACCAAACCCAAGGAAATTGAGGGGGTTGAGGATGAAGCCAAGGGATATTTTGTGGAGATCAgacctgcagaaaacacagagtggGATCGCTGCAATTCAAATGCAATAACCATGACATGCTATACAGTGAAAGGCATGAAGTCAATGGCTATGTACTGGGTAAGAGTACATGCTACTAACGATGGAGGAGAGGGACCGTATCAGGAACTCGATAATTATGTCCTCGCTATGCCTCCTCCTG TGAGGCCACGATTCACAGATGCAAAAATCAAGAGTTTCATGGTGGTGAGAGCAGGAAATTCTGCTCGATTCAACATCAACTTTGAG GCCTCCCCTTGGCCTGAGGTCATCTGGGTGAAAGATGGAGCGCCCGTGTCTAAAAAAGTGACCATCAGCAATGCAGAGGGCACATCCCAGCTTCTCATTCCCTCCTCCGAGCGCACAGACACTGGAATCTACACTATTCTCGTCAAGAACATTGTCGGCCAAGAAACATTCAGCATTGAAATTAGAGTCACGG ATGAACCTAAGCCGCCAGGTCCTGTGGAGCTTGATGAAAACGTGCCTGGCACAGTGACTATCTCATGGACCGCATCTCCAGATGAGAAACGTGATGACAGGCTGCATTACATGGTGATGAAGCGTGATTCAAACAAAAGAGCATGGCACACCATTGCAGATCACATCTTCAACAATAAATTCACGGCCTGCAACATAATGCCAGGTCGGGAATACCAGTACAGAGTCTATGCAAAGAATGACATGGGCTCGTCCAAACCATCTGAATCAACAAAGTGGCTGATTACTACCAAAAAAG aaaagttcACTGTGACCGTGCCGGGGTCGAAGACCTGTAATCTGCTGTGTGCTCCGAAGTTCATGGTCCCACTGAAAATGCACACTGCTCCTCAAGGGTATGAGTGCTACATGAGCTGTGCTATAAAAGGAGATCCAACACCTCATGTTACATGGCTCCGCGACAACATCAGTCTGAATACCAACACTAACTACTACATCTCCAACACCTGTGGAGTGTGTTCTCTGCTCATATTGAGGGTTGGATCCAAAGACACCGGCGAGTACAAGGTTGTTGCAGAAAACTCACTGGGGAGGGCAGAGTGCTCCACTAAACTGACAGTCAGAG aataa
- the igfn1.1 gene encoding immunoglobulin-like and fibronectin type III domain-containing protein 1.1 isoform X5, translated as MWKRSKVTDQTAAGQAGIKKKSKVPGVMITQFKEELPEGMSTPDFTRKPIALTIQEGKLAVFKAKVVGTPTPKVTWSRANGEITYHPDVCQQKYDEASLEHTIEFPKVAAEDADTYKCFATNEHGRAVCTVVLNVISVGFSKTKELKMTQEKDITDLRKSLKKRNTDGTREMKKMEPEEKVWEILLSADKKDYEQICIDHGITDFRGMLKKLNELKREREEEIAAFVTQISSLKHIEVNDNDCATIELDMDLKDPSSKLFLYKDGIMVPFSIEENDEVKHSLKQVGKKYVFRIKGLGAEDAGLYSVDVGGINVFSTDFKVPEVDFAVKIQEVKAEEREDALFQCVLTAPMNDIMWYGKSAPLSNSEKHEITVSEDKLIHKLIVRDCLPLDAGIYAAVAGIKSCNAWLVVEADKDPANKGKKAARKATMAGVYNEEELKKIAKEQQERYQKEMEEKLEKAKKAQEEREAAEVIAQTEAARKAAEEKAAAKAAARAKKAAARKDGAGKKTKRKVGGAGSAADGAGGASGSGGGGSATVGAGGAGVAGGAGGAGDAGGAGGGVGGGAGGIGGQAGGIGGQAGAGGEGGPAGGRAGGGAGGGAGVGAGVGAGVGAGGGAEGGAGGGAGGRAGVGAGGGAEGRAGGGAGGRAGVGAGGGAEGGAGGGAGGRAGVGAGGGAEGGAGGGAGGKAGVGAGGGAEGGAGGGAGGKAGVGAGGGAEGGVGVGEEEFEDEDEYDSFEDSDDEFEDMVEGGEGGEGGEGGQGGEGGEGGEGGGKGKRRKRVRDGPLVPETVIDPGVHFHAGLSDCKAIMGEAAELECKVSSEDCQGNWYKDGEEIKSSEGITISKDGSFHKLKIHKVTEEFAGKYKFEADGRKTEALIVVEDPPRFDAEELEAFKTPVTVKKGQKATFKLPYIGRDPIKVQWYLEGEELSEESNIKIEHTEGCSRLLLTKLQRKDSGEIKIKLKNEFGTIEAFSQLLVLDKPTPPMGPLEITEACSSSIEFKWRPPKDSGGCKIGNYILERQQVGRNTWKKLGPIGPEAIYKDTDVEHGRRYCYRMRVETEMGTSELMETEDIQAGTKAYPAPPSAPKIVSAFKNCINLSWTPPSDTGGTNILGYNVEKRKKGSNLWGQVNPPEQMIRAKVYGVKDVVEGMEYEFRVSAINDSGAGEYSSPSEFVFARDPKKPPGQIIDFKVTDSTYTTLSLSWTKPKEIEGVEDEAKGYFVEIRPAENTEWDRCNSNAITMTCYTVKGMKSMAMYWVRVHATNDGGEGPYQELDNYVLAMPPPVRPRFTDAKIKSFMVVRAGNSARFNINFEASPWPEVIWVKDGAPVSKKVTISNAEGTSQLLIPSSERTDTGIYTILVKNIVGQETFSIEIRVTDEPKPPGPVELDENVPGTVTISWTASPDEKRDDRLHYMVMKRDSNKRAWHTIADHIFNNKFTACNIMPGREYQYRVYAKNDMGSSKPSESTKWLITTKKEKFTVTVPGSKTCNLLCAPKFMVPLKMHTAPQGYECYMSCAIKGDPTPHVTWLRDNISLNTNTNYYISNTCGVCSLLILRVGSKDTGEYKVVAENSLGRAECSTKLTVRE; from the exons ATGTggaagaggtcaaaggtgaccGATCAGACTGCCGCTGGGCAGGCAG GCATCAAGAAGAAGTCCAAAGTGCCCGGCGTCATGATAACTCAGTTTAAGGAGGAACTTCCAGAGGGAATGTCAACTCCAGATTTCACCCGCAAACCCATCGCTCTGACTATTCAAGAGG GTAAACTTGCAGTCTTTAAAGCCAAAGTAGTGGGAACTCCAACACCTAAAGTGACATGGAGCAGAGCAAACGGAGAAATCACTTATCACCCTGATGTGTGCCAGCAAAAGTATGATGAGGCATCTCTTGAACATACGATTGAG TTTCCAAAAGTCGCAGCAGAGGATGCCGACACCTACAAGTGTTTTGCAACTAATGAACATGGAAGAGCTGTTTGCACTGTTGTCTTAAATGTTATTTCAG TTGGATTCTCCAAGACCAAGGAACTTAAAATGACACAAGAAAAAG ACATAACCGACTTGAGAAAAAGCCTTAAAAAACG TAATACTGACGGAACacgtgaaatgaagaaaatggaACCAGAGGAGAAGGTCTGGGAAATTCTGCTTAGTGCAGACAAGAAAGACTATGAGCAGATCTGCATCGACCACGGCATCACAGACTTCCGAGGAATGCTGAAGAAACTCAATGAATTGaagcgagagagggaggaggagatagCAGCG TTTGTGACACAAATTAGTTCACTCAAACATATTGAGGTCAATGACAACGACTGTGCAACAATTGAGTTGGACATGGACCTCAAGGATCCTTCCAGCAAACTGTTCCTGTATAAG GATGGCATCATGGTTCCTTTCTCCATCGAAGAAAACGATGAAGTGAAGCACAGTTTGAAACAAGTGGGCAAGAAATATGTATTCAGAATTAAAGGGTTAGGTGCAGAAGATGCTGGACTCTACTCGGTGGACGTGGGGGGCATCAATGTATTTTCCACAGACTTTAAAG TACCTGAAGTTGACTTTGCTGTGAAAATACAAGAGGTCAAGGCAGAAGAACGAGAGGACGCCCTTTTTCAATGTGTCCTGACTGCACCCATGAACGACATCATGTGGTATGGTAAAAGCGCCCCACTGTCAAATAGTGAGAAACATGAAATCACTGTATCAGAAGATAAGCTGATCCACAAGCTGATTGTGCGGGACTGTCTGCCTTTGGATGCTGGTATCTATGCTGCTGTGGCAGGAATCAAATCATGCAATGCCTGGCTTGTGGTTGAAG CTGACAAAGATCCTGCCAACAAGGGTAAGAAGGCAGCTCGTAAAGCTACTATGGCTGGAGTCTACAACGAAGAAGAACTGAAGAAAATAGCTAAAGAACAGCAGGAAAGATATCAGaaagaaatggaagaaaaactgGAAAAGGCCAAAAAAGctcaagaggagagagaagctgcagaagtCATCGCCCAGACGGAAGCAGCTAGAAAGGCAGCTGAGGAGAAAGCTGCGGCCAAGGCTGCTGCAAGGGCAAAGAAGGCAGCAGCCAGAAAGGATGGAGCTGGAAAGAAAACTAAGAGGAAAGTCGGTGGTGCTGGCTCTGCTGCAGATGGTGCCGGAGGTGCCAGTGGTTCTGGTGGCGGAGGCTCTGCCACAGttggtgctggtggtgctggAGTTGCTGGTGGTGCTGGAGGTGCTGGCGATGCTGGTGGTGCAGGAGGTGGAGTCGGAGGTGGGGCTGGAGGAATTGGAGGACAAGCTGGAGGAATTGGAGGacaagctggagctggaggagaaggaggtccAGCTGGTGGTCGGGCTGGTGGtggggctggaggaggagctggtgtgGGAGCTGGTGTGGGAGCTGGTGTGGGAGCTGGTGGTGGGGctgaaggaggagctggtggtgggGCTGGAGGAAGAGCTGGTGTAGGAGCTGGTGGTGGGGCTGAAGGAAGAGCTGGTGGTGGGGCTGGAGGAAGAGCTGGTGTAGGAGCTGGTGGTGGGGctgaaggaggagctggtggtgggGCTGGAGGAAGAGCTGGTGTAGGAGCTGGTGGTGGGGctgaaggaggagctggtggtgggGCTGGAGGAAAAGCTGGTGTAGGAGCTGGTGGTGGGGctgaaggaggagctggtggtgggGCTGGAGGAAAAGCTGGTGTAGGAGCTGGTGGTGGGGCTGAAGGAGGAGTTGGAGTTGGGGAAGAAGAGTTTGAGGATGAAGACGAATACGATTCATTCGAAGATTCTGATGACGAATTTGAGGACATGGTAgaaggaggggaaggaggagaaggaggagagggaggacagggaggagaaggaggcgagggaggagaaggaggtggaaaAGGCAAACGCAGGAAACGTGTGAGAGATGGTCCACTTGTTCCAGAAACAGTCATAG ATCCAGGAGTTCACTTTCATGCTGGGCTCTCGGACTGCAAAGCCATTATGGGAGAAGCAGCAGAGCTGGagtgtaaagtgagcagtgAGGACTGTCAGGGAAACTGGTacaaagatggagaggag attaaatcaTCAGAGGGAATAACCATTTCAAAAGATGGAAGTTTCCACAAGCTGAAAATTCACAAAGTAACAGAGGAATTTGCTGGAAAATATAAATTTGAAGCAGATGGACGGAAAACAGAGGCCTTAATTGTTGTTGAAG atccacCAAGATTTGATGCTGAGGAACTGGAAGCATTTAAAACTCCTGTAACAGTGAAAAAGGGACAAAAAGCTACCTTCAAATTACCTTATATTGGACGGGATCCTATCAAAGTTCAATGGTACCTTGAGGGTGAAGAGCTATCAGAAGAATCAAATATCAAGATTGAGCACACAGAGGGCTGCAGCCGCCTGCTTCTGACCAAGCTGCAGCGCAAAGACAGTGGAGAAATCAAGATTAAACTCAAAAATGAGTTTGGCACTATTGAAGCCTTCAGCCAACTCCTTGTACTGG ataaaccTACTCCTCCAATGGGACCTCTGGAGATCACTGAGGCCTGCTCCTCCTCAATTGAATTCAAGTGGAGACCCCCGAAAGACAGTGGTGGCTGCAAGATAGGAAACTATATCCTTGAAAGGCAGCAAGTTGGACGCAACACCTGGAAGAAGCTGGGGCCAATTGGTCCAGAGGCCATTTACAAGGACACTGATGTAGAACATGGCAGGAGGTACTGCTATCGCATGAGAGTGGAGACTGAAATGGGCACCAGTGAGCTGATGGAAACAGAAGACATTCAAGCTGGTACAAAAG catACCCTGCACCTCCATCGGCACCAAAGATTGTCAGTGCCTTCAAGAATTGCATCAACCTCTCCTGGACTCCTCCTTCTGACACTGGAGGAACTAATATTCTGGGATACAACGTTGAGAAACGCAAGAAGGGCAGCAACCTCTGGGGCCAAGTCAACCCACCCGAGCAAATGATCAGAG CCAAGGTATATGGTGTAAAAGACGTGGTTGAGGGCATGGAGTACGAATTCCGCGTGTCAGCAATTAATGACTCTGGAGCGGGTGAATACAGTTCACcatctgagtttgtgtttgccAGAGACCCTAAAA AGCCTCCTGGTCAAATCATTGACTTCAAAGTGACAGATTCCACCTACACAACCCTGTCCCTGTCTTGGACCAAACCCAAGGAAATTGAGGGGGTTGAGGATGAAGCCAAGGGATATTTTGTGGAGATCAgacctgcagaaaacacagagtggGATCGCTGCAATTCAAATGCAATAACCATGACATGCTATACAGTGAAAGGCATGAAGTCAATGGCTATGTACTGGGTAAGAGTACATGCTACTAACGATGGAGGAGAGGGACCGTATCAGGAACTCGATAATTATGTCCTCGCTATGCCTCCTCCTG TGAGGCCACGATTCACAGATGCAAAAATCAAGAGTTTCATGGTGGTGAGAGCAGGAAATTCTGCTCGATTCAACATCAACTTTGAG GCCTCCCCTTGGCCTGAGGTCATCTGGGTGAAAGATGGAGCGCCCGTGTCTAAAAAAGTGACCATCAGCAATGCAGAGGGCACATCCCAGCTTCTCATTCCCTCCTCCGAGCGCACAGACACTGGAATCTACACTATTCTCGTCAAGAACATTGTCGGCCAAGAAACATTCAGCATTGAAATTAGAGTCACGG ATGAACCTAAGCCGCCAGGTCCTGTGGAGCTTGATGAAAACGTGCCTGGCACAGTGACTATCTCATGGACCGCATCTCCAGATGAGAAACGTGATGACAGGCTGCATTACATGGTGATGAAGCGTGATTCAAACAAAAGAGCATGGCACACCATTGCAGATCACATCTTCAACAATAAATTCACGGCCTGCAACATAATGCCAGGTCGGGAATACCAGTACAGAGTCTATGCAAAGAATGACATGGGCTCGTCCAAACCATCTGAATCAACAAAGTGGCTGATTACTACCAAAAAAG aaaagttcACTGTGACCGTGCCGGGGTCGAAGACCTGTAATCTGCTGTGTGCTCCGAAGTTCATGGTCCCACTGAAAATGCACACTGCTCCTCAAGGGTATGAGTGCTACATGAGCTGTGCTATAAAAGGAGATCCAACACCTCATGTTACATGGCTCCGCGACAACATCAGTCTGAATACCAACACTAACTACTACATCTCCAACACCTGTGGAGTGTGTTCTCTGCTCATATTGAGGGTTGGATCCAAAGACACCGGCGAGTACAAGGTTGTTGCAGAAAACTCACTGGGGAGGGCAGAGTGCTCCACTAAACTGACAGTCAGAG aataa